Proteins from one Thermococcus sp. M36 genomic window:
- a CDS encoding DUF302 domain-containing protein produces MKGEMNEMEKGGMKGHEKMEGMKGMNGKGKMKGGCKGHGKGMKGMGKGHHRMHGMEEPKKEYAYVKEVETGFDETVAKVKEELKKEGFGVLSEIRVDSLFKEKLNLDMEPYVILGACNPNYSSQLIGIDINSGTFLPCNIVVYVKEGKTYVSLLLPTVAMSVTGNDELLEVAAKVEDILKGVVDRV; encoded by the coding sequence ATGAAAGGTGAAATGAATGAAATGGAGAAAGGCGGAATGAAGGGCCACGAAAAGATGGAAGGCATGAAGGGAATGAATGGCAAAGGGAAAATGAAAGGAGGCTGTAAAGGCCACGGCAAGGGAATGAAGGGCATGGGAAAGGGTCACCACAGAATGCACGGAATGGAGGAACCCAAGAAGGAGTACGCCTATGTCAAGGAGGTTGAAACCGGTTTCGATGAGACTGTGGCGAAGGTCAAGGAGGAGCTGAAGAAGGAGGGCTTCGGGGTCCTCAGCGAGATAAGGGTTGACAGCCTCTTCAAGGAGAAGCTCAACCTTGACATGGAGCCATATGTCATACTCGGTGCCTGCAACCCGAACTACTCGAGCCAACTCATCGGAATAGACATCAACAGCGGTACCTTCCTGCCCTGCAATATCGTGGTGTACGTGAAGGAAGGGAAGACCTACGTGAGCCTGCTGCTCCCGACGGTCGCAATGAGCGTAACCGGGAACGACGAGCTGCTTGAGGTCGCGGCGAAGGTCGAGGATATACTGAAGGGCGTCGTTGACAGGGTTTGA